TATCATGAGGCCGACGGGCTTCTTCGAGTATCTCGCGATCAAGAGCGCGAAGATCGCGAAAGGAAGCCCCTACTGGATCATGGCAATATTCGCATTTGTAACTGCGTTTGTGAGTGCCTTCATCGACAACGTGACAACGGTCCTTCTCATCACGCCCATCATCATCTATATTTGCGACCAACTGGAAGTGGACGCCGTACCCTACCTGATATCGACAGCACTGGCCTCGAACGTAGGGGGAACTGCAACCCTCATAGGTGATCCACCCAACATCATGATCGCATCCAAAGCCCACTTCGATTTTATGATCTTTGTCCGCCACCTTGCTCCAGCTATTCTCGTCATCATGCTTTTCTATATCATCATGCTGAAGATAGTCTTCAGACGATACCTTAAAACATCCAGAGAAGCCATGGAGCGCATCATGAACATGGACGAAAAAGGAGTGATCAAAGAGAGGAAAACCATCTGGAGCTGCCTCATCGTCCTGGCTGTCGTGATCGCTGCCTTCATTTTTCACGGCCAGATCAAACTACAGCCCGCCACCATCGCTATCTTCGGCGCAGGGCTTCTCATGCTGGTTCTCAACATAGAAGAACCGCATACCATCCTCAGCGAATGCGAATGGCCCTCAATATTTTTCTTCATAGGATTGTTTATCGTTGTAGGCGCAGTGGTCAAGGTAGGTTTCGTGAAAATGATGGCAGACGCGGTTATCAAGGCAACGGGGAGTAACATGCTCTTCGCCAGCACCATTATTCTCTGGTTCTCCGCCGTAGCCTCGGCCTTCATCGACAACATACCTTTTGTGGCCACCATGAACCCCCTCCTCCTCGACATGGGAAAAGCGCTCTGGCCAGGTGTCCACATCGATGTAGTGAATCAGACAACCATGTTACCGGTCTGGTGGGCCCTCTCTCTTGGTGCCTGCCTCGGTGGAAACGGAACGGCTATCGGGGCATCCGCAAATGTCGTGGTTGTCGGTATGGGCGAAAAAGTCGGGAGAAAGGTATCATTCGTAAAGTTTATGGTCTACGCATTTCCCTTCTGGTTTATGTCCATTGTTGTGTCGAACATCTATATCTGGTTGCGCTACTTCGTTTTTGGTTGACAGACACGCAAGGTCAACTTCAGTATAGGCCACATGACGAATTTGCGCTCGGCCGAATTTTTCGACAGAATTTATATTGCCGAAATATGGTCCTCTTGTGCTATGCTAATTACCTGATATTTTCGTGCCCCCGTAGCTCAGGTGGATAGAGCGACGGATGATCCACCAGGCCCGGAGGCACTAAGTTCTTTCAGCTAAAAAGTGTTTGTAAGGTTCGTGCCCCCGTAGCTCAGGTGGATAGAGCGACGGATTCCTAATCCGCAGGCCGCATGTTCGAGTCATGCCGGGGGCACTTGGATATTACTGGACTTCCCGACATCACTGCGACCTCGGACGAAGGCAAACTGTGAAGTAAATGTGAAGTAGAGTTTCCGTTAAGCGCTCTGTCCAGCACATCAACGGCCTTTACCTTATGAGAGGGTGCAAGGTGGGCATACCGAAGAGTCATGGTCAGGGTCTTGTGTCCTAGCAGTTCTTTCACGGTCGTGATATCTACCCCTTCCATAACAAGATGCGAAGCAAAGGTGTGACGTAGGTCGTGAAACCGGAAGTCCACAATACCGGCTCGTCTACACGCTCGTACGAAGCTGTTCTTGACATCCTGATAGGGCTTTTCACGCCGAAACACCTGTACAAGCAGTTCCCGCGCCTCTGGCGCACTTTTCAGGAAAGCTTCTGCTCTCTTCTCTTGTTCATTGTTCACACTCTCCCTGCGCTCCGTGGCATCGCCTACTAAACAGCAAATGTAATTTCGCGAGCTTTTCCAGATCGGACATATCCCTGATGACGCTAAAACGGCGCGGGAGGGGTGTCCCTTTTTCTCTTGCTTCTGCACAGGCTTCCTCGTAGGCCCGTTCCTCCTCTTCCACCCATAGAACGAATCTATCGAATAGCTTGCTTATCTCATCGACAAATCTCTTTCTCGTTTTCATCGCATCATGGATGGAATCTCGGCGTAGCCTCTCAGCTATAGCAGCTTTACGCTCAGCGATTCGCGCCTGCCACTGAAATTTCTTGGCCCAATTGAACACAGTAAGAGGATGGATGGCGTACTCCTCGGCGATCCTTCGATAGGAGCGTCTATCTCCCATGTTATAGTACCGTTCAAACGCTTTCATAGTGGTATCGGTCTCGTGATCCCTGCGTGGGCGTGGCTGCTTAGGCTTCTCTGTCAACGATGAACGCGATGTTCTGGAGTCTCGTCTCGTGGGGATCGTTTCTTGAACATTATGATGGCCCTCCTTTATATATAGAAAGCTTGAAGGGCAAAATCAGTAACAAAGATTAGGAAGAAAGTGCGGAAGCAGATTGGAGGGCGTCCGCTACTTACAGTGCGTTCATGGGTTTTCCACATTTTATGTGTAAAAACTGGTGAATAACCCCTTGATCAAAGACTCCAAATACTTGTTATTCCTCTGTTTATAACCATTTTGTTCTAGACTGTAACATCGCTGTAATATCTAATGATTCCGGCATATATTCAAAAATTGGGATGTTCTAATAAAGCTCTGAAAACAAGAAAAATAGTCTTTCAAAACTACTTTCATTCCGGCGTATTACGGATCATCATTTTGAGGGGCATGAAAACCCTTGTCAATGCTGGCTCAAAAAGCCTACCATCTCGGTTTAAGCCTAATAGCTATGACAACACTACATGTGAATCGGTATCCCTCTCGTGTTCTCTTCTCAACCTACGCACAAGCCCGTTCTCACGTGAATTCTTAAAGACTCTCATCCCTCAAAAGGTTTCACGCTGTACTGACGTTCTGTTTGACACGACAGAGGGTACACGTTGATTGTTAATCAACAACGTGCATCAAAAGGACCAAGGTAGTAACATCTGTACTATACTGTTCTAGTGGACTAACTCAGAATCGCGGTTAATAGGAACACTACGAGGAGGGGAAGATGTTTTGTCCTAAATGCCGTACCGAATATGTCGAGGGTATCAGCGTCTGTGCAGATTGCGGCGTTCCTTTAATTGCGCAACTCAATGAAGATGACAAGTCGTCAGAATGGGTTGAGCTTGAGGAGATTCTTGCCACTTTTAATGCGGGTGACATAGCGCTCATCAAGTCGATTCTTGATGGCGAAGGTATTACCTATTCCTTCTTCGGAGAGGAGTTTAACTACGTTCAACCGCTGATTCAGCCCGCGAAGCTTATGGTTCCCAAAGATCAGGCAGAGCGGGCAAGGGAGGTCCTCAAAGACTTGAACCTCGAACATGCTCTGACAAAAGATGTTCATGAATATACAGAAGATTCAGAGGAACAATAACAAGGGTCATCATCAGAGGGTGTCGCATGACCCCCAATCACATAACTCCCAAACA
The sequence above is drawn from the Syntrophorhabdales bacterium genome and encodes:
- a CDS encoding ArsB/NhaD family transporter; the protein is MNPFYIAVGVFFVAYVLITLEHFHKTIIALFAASIILVTGVLQQSEAFYSEELGVDWNVVLLLISMMIIVNIMRPTGFFEYLAIKSAKIAKGSPYWIMAIFAFVTAFVSAFIDNVTTVLLITPIIIYICDQLEVDAVPYLISTALASNVGGTATLIGDPPNIMIASKAHFDFMIFVRHLAPAILVIMLFYIIMLKIVFRRYLKTSREAMERIMNMDEKGVIKERKTIWSCLIVLAVVIAAFIFHGQIKLQPATIAIFGAGLLMLVLNIEEPHTILSECEWPSIFFFIGLFIVVGAVVKVGFVKMMADAVIKATGSNMLFASTIILWFSAVASAFIDNIPFVATMNPLLLDMGKALWPGVHIDVVNQTTMLPVWWALSLGACLGGNGTAIGASANVVVVGMGEKVGRKVSFVKFMVYAFPFWFMSIVVSNIYIWLRYFVFG
- a CDS encoding DUF2007 domain-containing protein — protein: MFCPKCRTEYVEGISVCADCGVPLIAQLNEDDKSSEWVELEEILATFNAGDIALIKSILDGEGITYSFFGEEFNYVQPLIQPAKLMVPKDQAERAREVLKDLNLEHALTKDVHEYTEDSEEQ